In Canis lupus baileyi chromosome 19, mCanLup2.hap1, whole genome shotgun sequence, the sequence TGGGAGAACAATCGATTGATGGAGCCCCCCTAATGTCCCAGGCCAGTAATTTCAGAGCAGCAGGGAAAACCCAGACATGGGGTGCACATGTGCAATCAAACTCCGGCacaccccctccacccacctctctgCGAGGTGGTTTCGGCTCATCTTTCTAGCCCTGCTGCCCTGAAAGATGGAAGTCGTAGCATGACACGCTTCACCGACCATGCAAAGTCTCAAAAATGTGATTCTTTATTTATCACAGGTATAAGCCCCCAATAACAAATGGGTGTTTGCgttggttttgttttcccttttgttaCTACAAATCACACCACGTCGAATTTAGGTGTGAGCATCCGTGTTTGTGATGTGTGAGGGTGTGCTTATCACATAAAATCCTTCAAGGACAGCTGCTGGGACACAGGGAAGCTGTATTCTGGTCCCTTGACTGGTTCTGCTCTACCTCATCCTTTGCAAAATTGCGGATCCATTTCAAATCCCATCATCTGGGCCGGAGGATGCCTCCCAGCCAGATGCCGAGAAAACACAGCAAATCATCCAGCGCTTTGATCTTTCACCAAACCGcaggtgaaaatgaaaatgtgtattCCACCGGCTTTGAACTTCCAAATTCTCTTATTATGAAAAGAGAGTGTATCGCTTGATGCTATTTCTTGTGCGTATGCGTTTCTTTTTATAAACGGACTTTTTCTGTTTCACGTTTCTAGAGAGTGTCAGTCATTTCTTAAAGACTTCACAGGTATATTTTATACCTTAAAGAAAATCGTCAGTGTGTGAtccacttttcctttttcactcCCGCTTCCCATCTTGCGTGTGTATGTGCCCTTAAACTTGCTATTTTTACTGGAGcaattattcatttatctgcGAATCATTTCAGCATTCTCTTTTATGCCTTcttagtttgtttgctttttttgttttaacatacTTAACACATCACTGCACCAGGATGAATTTTTATGAAATCACCATGCTTTCGGTGttttcctggtttcttttttcctttttacactTAAACCTTTGCTCcagctggaattttttttctttttttttaaatttttatttatttatgatagtcacacacagagagagagagagaggggggcagagacacaggcagagggagaagcaggctccatgcaccaggagcccgatatgggattcgatcccgggtctccaggaccgtgccctgggccaaaggcaagcgccaaaccgctgcgccacccagggatccctccagctGGAATTGACTTCGGGTTTGGCCATCTCTTAGCTTTTCTGTCAACTGGTGATTGATGTAATTACCAATTGACTGCCCAGAGAGGTTGATACCCTTTTTCTGCGTTTATAAACcacttgaattcctttctttgtgAATTGTTTGTACCCTTGTacgttctttttttattaatttttatttatttatgatagtcacacacagagagagagagagaggcagagacataggcagagggagaagcaggctccatgcaccgggagcccgatgtgggattcgatcctgggtctccagaacgcgtcctgggccaaaggcaggcgccaaaccgctgcgccacccagggatcccccttgtacGTTCTTCTAATGAGTATTTTGTGggtgaaaataacaaaatcaagaGCGGgcctttattgagcacttgctgtgtgctTGGCGCCAGGCTATGGCCTGACACATACCTTTTCCTCTGAACCCCTTCACGGCCCACGTTAGGGATTCCAGGAACATTGACCCTAAAAGTTGATGAGGATATGAGTTTCTCAAAACGTCAAAGCTAAAATGTGACATTCCAGAGACTGGAATACAGGTGCGCTGAGGGACTGCAGATTCCACGTACTTGACTATCCTCTGTAGCAATTAGTCTTACCGCGTTGAGATGGAGGTCGGGAGGGACACCAGGTGGACTGCAGGAAATCGTCAAAAGTCCGTTGTGGGGAACAGGACATGATGAGGACTAGAGGCTCTGGAGATGGGGTTAGCGGCTGGAGCTAGACTTTAGAacccaggggcgggggcgggggggtgttaTATAGTAAGAAAGAAGGTTGGGAAAATTTTCTAGGATCATGCCACCACGCTCAGGAGAGCTGGAAGGGGAAAGCCCTTGGGGGTCCTGCCCGCTAAAACCCCAAACTTAATCCTAGGGCTTTAGGAAAGGTAATTCCTTTAGCAGTTGGGGGTCTCAGCGTACAAATGCCAATCACCTGCATCCCAAGGATTATGGGTGCGTTtgactcctttcttttcttttcttttcttttttttctcttttcttttctttttctttctttcttttccttccttccttccttccttccttccttccttccttccttccttccttccttccctccttccttctcttgccaCCCCACCAGCCAAGGTGGTTGGCTCCGGCTCTGAAATCTCTGAAATCTATCCCGTGTCCGCCCTCCAGACCAGGTCTCTACCCACTCCTCACTTTGGAAGGAAATTTTTAAGTTCCGGTGTCTATCGGCAAAGCTTCTTAGAACACAGCTCTGGGCACTTGTTGCGGCGACAGCAGCTTTCATGCAGTGAAAGTGCAGGGTTAGATTCACTGATACGGACCGCGATGGGCATGATCCTGCAAGCCCAGGCCATCTCTCTAACGTCTTGTTGTAGGATTTTTGCGGCTGCCACAGCACAGTACCACAAATGGGGTGGCTTACAACGACAGAAATTCATTCTGTCACAGGTCCAGAGGCCAgatgtctgaaatcaaggtgtccgCAGAGCCTCGCTCCCTCTGGAGGCTTTAAGAAAGAATCCTTCCTAGCATCTTCCCGGTTTCTGGTGTCCTGAGCAATTCTTGGcaatgtctctgcctatgtctctgcctctctctctctctctctctctctctctctctctctctcggcttGTAGATGAATCCCTCTGATGTCCACCTCCATCCTCACATCTTCCCTCCGTGCCTCTGTGTGGCCTTTCCTCTCCTGACAAAATGCCATTCTTTGAATTTAGGACCCACCCTattccaggatgatctcatctaaCGACACCCATCTAATGGTGTTCCCAAGTGAGGTCACATACCAACTGCGGTTCTAGGCACCACAGGAATTTGGGACCGGATACTATTCAACCCACTGCAGCCATTAGGGACAGGTGGTCTCCGAAAAGAAGAGAACCCTGAAGGGTGATGTGAAGTGTTTATAAGAGCCGGCCACCAAAGTGACCTTTACAGGCTTCTACTCTCCTCCTATTGGGCAGGTCAGTCACGTGGCCCCGCAGCAGGCTGGGGAGACACGGGAAAGTGAAGAGAAGCACGTGGGTGTTTGGAGAGCCTCCCTGCCATCCCTGGCTGCTTGCCCAGCGCAGCATCTGGTCCGTAGGGGATGCTCGGTGaagatttgttgaatgagtgaatgagtgaatgagtgagtgagtgagtgagtgagtgaatacCAGGAAGGTGAGGGGAAGGAACCAACTAGGAAGCTCAAGGGGCCCAGTGCAGCTGGCCCACCGCTCTGGGAGCTGGGGGTGtgcaggagctggggtggggggatttCCCTGCTGAGTGAGTGAACCACTCAAATCCCTCCCCTTTGCCGGACATCCCCAGAGTGGGGCGGGGCGGGTCCCAGGCAGGTTTGGGCAAGCAGAAGCCTCAGAGCTGAGGGAGGGCTGACGTTTCATCCGGCTGATGCAGCGCCGACTGAAGACCACGATGGCAGAGGAGGGCTCCGGCTGCCCGGTGCCCCGCTTGCCCTGGGCGTCCGTCCTGCGGGTGGCTCTGCCGCTCTTTCTGGCGGGCGCGGTTATCTACTGCTTCCTCTGCACCCAGCGCCTCGCGCAGCAGCGGCAGCTCGAGTCACCTGGGGTGAGTTGAAAAGCAAGGCGGAAAAGAGATGCAAACCTGCCACCTGCCCCGTGGAGCCTGGGGACCTCCGGGCGCGACCCGGTCTTGcgcgggtggggggaggggcgcggagggAGCCGGGGCGAGCGACCGGAATCGCGGTGGGATCCAAGCCCAGGGACCGAGCGGCCGGGGCTCTCGGAGCCAGATGGAGAAAAGTCGCCCGGGGAGACCTGGTTGGGAAAGAGTAGGGCGAGAGTTAGAGACCCGAGCAAGCGGATAGGGCCCGGCTGCCCTGGAGGGTAGGGGATGTCGCTTGTGTTCCGGAGGTGAATCCCGGGtggggatcccggggtggggAGGTTGCCGCTGAGCAAGGGGCATCCGATGTGGGCATAGAAAATGACTCGTCTTTGGTGTTCCCCCGGCGGGCTGACTCAGAGGCTGCTGGGGGCTTCACAAAGCCGGGAGGCCGTGGGTCCGGCGCCTGCGAGACCAGGGCGGCCCGGCCCGCTCTCCTGGAAGCCCTGGACACCCATCACGGGGGCCCCACCTCGCGGGGGACCAGGGGTGCGCAGCGCAGGGGGGTGCGCAGCGCAGGGGGCTGCGCGGCGGAGAGAGCAGGTGTAAGCAGTTCATTCAAAACTACTTCCTCTTTAAGAGATCTTTAAAAAGTCGACTCAGGCGGACGGGTCGAGAAGCGGGTAGAAGGATGAGCAGAAGAGAGAGGTCTTCATTGGGGCGccgaggcggggggaggggggcaaggggGGGACTTAAAACCTTCATGCTATGTGCCCACCGGGAGGGGGGGGACTTAAAATCCTCATGCTCACGTGCCCACCGGGAACGGGGAGGACTTAAAACCTTCATGCTTATGTGCCCATCAGGAGGGGGGTGACTTAAAACCTTCATGCTTATGTGTCCACCGGGAGGGGGGGACTTAAAACCTCATGTTTATGTGCCCACCGGGAGGGGGGGACTTAAAACCTTCATGCTTATGTGCCCACCGGGAGGGGGGGGACTTAAAACCCTCATGCTCATGTGCCCACCGGGAGGGGGGACTTAAAACCTTCATGCTCTTGTGCCCACCggtttccccttcttttcttccagtGGGACATGGCTGAGCTCCAGCTGAATCACACAGGTAACCTCGCGCGCGCGtgggaggcagaaagagagagggacagagaatgagAAATCGCgataaagagacagaaagagaaagagccagagaaagggagagagagtgagcccgggagggagaggaaggtgaggggggcGTAGTGTGTTTATGGCTCTCTACGACCTTGCTCCTTCTGCATCCCTCGCCCTTTACCGTCCGCCTTTTGGGGAAAGAAAGCGCACTCAGCACAGTCGCCAGGTTCCTCCCTTCGCCCCGCAGGCCTTAGCCCGGCGCTGTTCAGGTGCCACCGCAGACAAGGGAGCGGGGCTCCCTTCTACCCAGAGGCTCAGCCAGTAAATACAAGAACATGCAAACTACCTACACGCCGAGGGGAGGGGGGGTACACCCCGCCGCCTCGGACGTGTCCTACCGAAAGATTAAGCAGGGGAGGGGATTGGGGCGCACCAGGGCTGGCTTTGCCGGGGACAGTGGAGTCCTCGGGAGCGGCAGCGTCCCTGAGAAGGTGGCCTTAGAGAAAGAGGTGAAGGTGGTGAGGGAGCCAGCCACTGGGTGGCCCGTGGGgaggccctccccctccctctagcCCTCCCCACCGTGGGGCCTTTCCCGCTCATCCCCAGAGGTTTGGATGCTGTGTTCATTCCATTTTGTAGTGGAGGGAAACcctgttcctctttttcttctctggcaCTTTCTATTCTGGCTGCTGAGACACCATGCCGTAAATTAGGTGGTTTATAACAGCAGACAtttctttctcatggttctggaaacTGAAGTCCAATATCAAGGCATCAGCAGATTCTCCGTGGCTGGTGAGAACCTGCTTCTTGGTTTCTAGCTGACCATCTTTTCTCCGTGCCCTTACGTGGCAGGAACGGGGAGAGTGGTCTCCACACCCATGATCTCATCCCCTCCCAAAGGCATTATCCAATACCATTATCTTGGGGGTTAGGGTTCGACAGAGGAATTGTGGACATTGGGGCTGTAGCGCTGTTTCCCTAAAcctccatcctcccacctccctgacGCTCTGCCCCCAGGACAGCGGCAGGACTGCAGGCTGCGCTGGCAAGGAGGCCCAGCACTGGGCCGCTCCTTCGTGCATGGACCGGAGCTGGACAACGGGCAGCTGCATGTCCAGCGCAGTGGCATCTATAGGCTGCACATCCAAGTGACACTGGCCAACTGTTCCTCCTCCCTATGGGCCACCACGCCCCACAGGGCCACCCTGACGGTGGGCATCTGCTCCCCAGCAGCTCGCAGCATCAGCCTGCTGCGCCTCAACTTTCACGGAGGTTGTGTGGTCACCTCCCAGCGCCTGACACCATTGGGTCGAGGAGACACTCTCTGCACCAACCTCACCCTGCCTCTGCTGCCATCCCCAAATGCCGATGAGACCTTTTTTGGGGTTCAGTGGGTCCACCCCTAACTATTGCACTTCCTGGCCCAGATTTATTGGGagaatgtgtttttctcttttttattttctcttataaaaatgtttttctttgtgtatctctGTAATAtagtgatttataataaatatctatttggTTTTTGTCCTCTTTTCTGGCACTGGAGCCTAGTGGCAGAAAACCCTTGGCATTTCCTCTGTGTGGAGAGCGTTAAAGGTTCTG encodes:
- the CD70 gene encoding CD70 antigen, producing the protein MQRRLKTTMAEEGSGCPVPRLPWASVLRVALPLFLAGAVIYCFLCTQRLAQQRQLESPGWDMAELQLNHTGQRQDCRLRWQGGPALGRSFVHGPELDNGQLHVQRSGIYRLHIQVTLANCSSSLWATTPHRATLTVGICSPAARSISLLRLNFHGGCVVTSQRLTPLGRGDTLCTNLTLPLLPSPNADETFFGVQWVHP